The stretch of DNA AGCGCATAGCAAAGGTCCTCGAATTTTTTGACGAAGGCGGAAGCGCCGCGCTTGTGTCAGATGCCGGAACACCGCTCATGAGTGATCCCGGTTATAGGCTTGTCAAAGCCTGCCGTGAGCATGGTGTGAAAATAGTCCCTGTGCCCGGTCCGTGTGCACCTGTTACCGCTTTAAGTGCTTGCGGTCTTCCTCCGTATCCATTTGTTTTTTTGGGATTTATGCCACGTAAAGACGGGCAGATGACAAAACTTCTGGAAACACACGGAGCAACAGGAGCGACAATAGTCTTTTTTGAGCGTAAATCCAGACTTCGTGAAACTTTGGAAGTAGCTTACAGGGTGCTTGGAGACAGAGAATTTGTTATATGCCGTGAGCTGACTAAAGATTATGAAGAATTTATATCAGGAACTTTGTCCGGGCATGCTGATGTTTCTGAAGAACTCAAAGGTGAGATAACCGTTGTAGTCGGGCCGCCGGTTATAAGTGGGCCGGCAAGCGAAGAAGAAATATTACGTCT from Desulfovibrio gilichinskyi encodes:
- the rsmI gene encoding 16S rRNA (cytidine(1402)-2'-O)-methyltransferase — protein: MPSKSPTLWVVATPLGNLGDISDRARKVLASADVILAEDTRRTGKLLTGLDIKGNGFISLHDHNEEKRIAKVLEFFDEGGSAALVSDAGTPLMSDPGYRLVKACREHGVKIVPVPGPCAPVTALSACGLPPYPFVFLGFMPRKDGQMTKLLETHGATGATIVFFERKSRLRETLEVAYRVLGDREFVICRELTKDYEEFISGTLSGHADVSEELKGEITVVVGPPVISGPASEEEILRLIDQEMESGEKPKVVARNVADRVQGWTAKAVYEKVTERKTNS